The genomic stretch CATCCTTGTGCGCGAGCGGGTCGCCGCCGGGGACAGCAATGAAGAGGTAACGGACTATGTTGTGGACCGATACGGTGAGTTTGTTCTGCTGCGGCCACGCTTTTCACCAAAAAATCTTGTTCTGTGGATTTCCCCAATCATTATGCTGATGATTGGTGGTGGACTTGCTGTATACTTCCTGCGGTTACAAAAACAGCCGGATATCAAAGTCGCCCCGTTAAGCGCCGAAGAACAAAAAGAGCTGAACCGTCTCAATAAAGACGCATAATCAACTCCAGAATCTTAGCGTCCCAGCGCCGCTTTTGCATCCGCATCATCAGGTGACAACCGCAGCACTTGTTCATAGGCCGCCCGCGCTTCTTCCGTCCGGCCAAGTGTGCCGTAAGATCTTGCCAGCATTTTCCAGCCAGAAAGGTCTTCCGGGTCTTCAGCGAGCCGCGCGGCGAGGCCAGCCACCATGCCCTCAATCATCTGGCTTTGTTGGTCACTTGTCATCTGCTGCGCGGCCTGAATATCTGCGGCAGTTGGCCCGCGCTGAGGCTGGGGTTGCTGTACAGGTGGAACAGTCGCAGAGCCGGTCTGCTGAGCCCGGCTGATAACGGACCCGAAATCACCATCAGAAACAGCAGCAAGTTGTTGGCGCACGACTGGCAGCCATGGCGCGTCAGGCGGTGATATGCTGATCAACCGCTCCCAGTCTGCAACCGCGGCAGGGACGTTTCCTTGCTGTGCCTTGGCAAGCGCCAGATAGTAAACTGCCTGCGGGTCATTCTCGTTCTCTGACAGAAAGGCTTCAAAGATTGACCTGGCTTCCTGACTGACCATGCCACCATTGCCCACAACCAGGGTCTCGGCATACTCGGCGGCCAGTTGTCGGTCGCGCCCGCCCACAACGCGATTGGCTTCCCGGTAGGCCTCAATCGCTTCATCATAGCGATTGAGGTTGATGAGTGAGCGCGCCAGCAGGGCCCAGCCCTCCGCGTCTTCAGGATTAGCCGCCAGGCGCTGGCGCAGGGAGCCGATCATGTCATTCATCCCTGAATGCATACCGTCTGCAGCGGATGGGGCGCTGGCGAGATCAATGCGCTCAGCAAAGGGAGAAGCAGGCTGGTCCGGGCTGCCATTGGTGAAATAGACGATGCCAGCAAGAATGGGCATAAGCCCGGCAAAACTGAACAGCAGAATTGGCGGCCCGTTCTTTGTCTGCGCTTTTTCCTCCTGCACAGCTCTCGCTTCCAGCAGCATGCGTCGCTCGATTTCAAGTTTGGCTGCTTCGCGTTCCTCCGGCGCGATCACCCCGCGGCTTACATCCCGGTCCAGTTCTGAAAGCTGATCGCGGTAAACCGTCAGATTATATTCGCTGGTCCCCGCCTGTTCTGTCTGTCCGCGACGCAAATACGGAATGACAAGCATCGCAACAGCGCAGAATGTCAGCAGGGCACAGACCAGGAACAGCAGCATCTTCAAACCTCGATAAAATCTACGCAAGACATAGGGCAGCAAAGCCGTCTTGAACAGACTTCTTGATCAACTCAAGTCTCTCGCCGCTCTATCTTGATCGGGCAAGGGGGTGCCCCTAAGGTCCGCCCTATGGATCGAAAAGTTGCTATCTGTACGCCGATACACCGTTACACTCATGCGGATTTTACAGCCTCGCTCATCAAGACCTATCGCGCCGTGAAGAAGCCGGAAAATCTGGCCTGGCTGAACATGGTCGGTAACGCCAATCTCGCGCAGGCCCGCAATATTCTGGTTTCCGAAGCGATCAGGCGCGGCGTGGATGATGTTGTCTTCATCGACTCCGACATCGGCTGGGAGCCGGATGCCTTTGCGGCGCTTTTTGAGGCGCCTGATGACTGTCTGATTGTCGCTGGCGCCCCCCAGCGGCGGGATCAGCAGGATATCAAGTTTTGCAGCGTCGTTGATGATAAAAAGGCAACCAATGGGCGACTTGTCTCCGGTATAGCGGCGACAGCATTCATGCGTATAAAGTCGGGAGTTTTTGCTTCCCTGAAATATGCAGAAGCCTATCAGCACCCTGACGGTGAAACCCGCGCATGGTTTGATTATGTGCGTTATTATAACAAGGAACATGGTGTCAGCGGTTTCATCAACGAGGATTATTATTTCAGCATGAAGTGCAAGGAGGAGGGGGTCGAAAACTGGATCGACCCGACGATCCGGTTGCGCCATTACAACAATGTGGCCCTGACGGCGTGCATGGTTGATCACCTTTAAGGAATGTCATGGCCCGCAAAATAGCCATCTGTACACCAATCCATCGCAACACGGATGCAGATTTCACATCCTCTTTGCTGAAAACATTTCGCACAGTGAAGGAGCAGCTCGCCTGGTTGAATGTTGTTGGTCAGGCCAACATTGCCCATGCGCGCAACATCCTCGTGGCGGAGGCATTAAAGCGCGGGGCAACCGATGTCGTGTTTATCGATTCTGACATTGGCTGGGAGCCGGAAGAATTTATGAAGCTCTTCGCCGCGCCGCAGCACTGCCGTATTGTTGCCGGGGCACCACAGCGGCGAGACCCGAAAAATGTATCCTTCTGTTCCATTCCTGACCGGCAGCAAATGAAACGTGAGGGCAATCTGGTGTCAGGGCTGGCGGCAACAGCGTTTCTTCGCATACAGACGAGCGTTTTTGCCGAACTTGACTATGCCAGAACATATCATCACCCGGAGGGCACCTGTAAATCATGGTTCTTCCACGACATTGCGCCGCCGCGCGAAGGGGAGCCTGACGGGTTTATCGCGTCTGATTTCTATTTCAGTACCAAATGTACACAAGCCGGGATTGATGTCTGGATTGACCCGGATATTGAGTTGCGCCACTACGCCACCGTGCCGTTGACAAGTCGACTTGTTGATTACCTGACTTAGGCAATTAATCATTGTGCGGCGCAGCAAAACCTGCACGCTTTCACCACGCGGCGGTTAACCAAAAACTGCTTGCCAACTCAGGCAAAAGAGAGAAGTCTGGCGGCATTTCACAGAGAGAAAACAGGGGAGTGAAGAATGGCCGGTTCAAAAGCAGTCCAGAAAGAAGTCAAGGAATTCATGACAGGCCTCAAGCGGCGTAATCCGCATGAAGGTGAGTTTCATCAGGCCGTGCAGGAGCTGGTCGAGACAGTCATGCCATATTACCTTGATCACGATCAGTTTCGTAAATGGCGTATTCTTGAACGGATGACCGAGCCTGACAGAGTGGTGATGTTCCGCGTCACCTGGTCAGATGATACGGGCACGATCAGGGCAAACAAGGCCTGGCGGGTGCAGTTCAACAACGCCATCGGCCCTTATAAAGGCGGTATGCGTTTCCACCCGAGTGTGACGCTGAGCGTCCTGAAGTTTCTGGGTTTTGAGCAATGTTTCAAAAATGCCCTGACCGGTCTGCCCATGGGCGGTGCGAAGGGGGGGTCCAACTTCAATCCAAAGGGGCGCTCGGATCTTGAGATCATGCGTTTCTGTCACTCTCTGATGACGGAACTTTTCCGACATATTGGCGAGAGCAAGGATGTGCCGGCGGGGGATATTGGCGTTGGTGCGCGCGAGATCGGCTACATGTTCGGTCAATATAAGCGTCTTGAGAACAATTTTGTTGGTGTGCTGACGGGTAAAGGGCTTGAGTATGGCGGCAGTCTTATTCGTAAAGAAGCAACCGGATATGGCACCGTATATTTTGCCCAGAACATGCTGAACCACATTGATGACAGCGTCGAAGGCAAGGATGTTGTCGTTTCAGGTTCCGGTAATGTGGCAACTTACGCGATTGAGAAAGTGCTCCATTATGGCGGCAAGCCTCTCACGGCGTCAGACTCCGGTGGCAGTATCTATGACCCTGATGGCATTGATGAAGAGAAACTGGAATTCATAAAGCAGTTGAAGGAAGTCCGTCGTGGCCGGATCAGTGAGTATGCTGAGAAATACTCATCTGCCAAATATCTTGAAGGCAAACGCCCTTGGGGTGTTAAATGTGACATTGCCCTGCCATGCGCGACCCAGAACGAGCTGAATGCTGATGATGCCAAAGAGCTCATTGATAATGGCGTCAGAGTTGTTGCTGAAGGCGCTAACATGCCTTCGACGCTGGAAGCCGTGCATCACTTCCTTGATGCTGGTGTCCTCTTCGGCCCTGCTAAAGCGGCAAATGCTGGTGGTGTGGCAGTTTCCGGCCTTGAGCAGAGCCAGAACTCACTGCGTATTTCTTGGGATGCGGAGGAAGTTGATGGACGGTTGCAGAACATCATGAAAGACATTCATGCAAAATGCGTGAAATATGGCGAGGGCGATGGCAAGGTCAATTATGTTGCCGGCGCCAATATCGCGGGCTTTGAAAAGGTCGCAGCGGCGATGGTCGCATATGGTGTTGTCTGATTAAAGTCAGCGTGTTCTCGCACTTTAAGTGATACTAGGACTGAGAATACCCTGTCTTGCCAGACGGGGTATTTTATTTGGTACTGCTAATGCCTGCCTGTGAGGCTGGATCCAGTATTACAGGCAAAAAAATGATCTGGTTGAGACTGTCTCTAGTTTCCGGATGCGTCGGTTTCGCGCATCACGAAACATCCACCACCGTCAGCGATGATGGCAGAACAGACCAGAGATGACTGGTTCTCTGTCATGTAATTGAACCTGACACGATAGATCGATTTGCCATCCGAAATGATTTCGGAAATGACGGGGGAGGCGCCGATCAACAGTGTTGTGAATGCCTGCTGAATTTCTGCCAGTTCCGTATTCGCTCTGTCCTGCGTGCTGTACGCGCCAGTCTGAATACTCCAGATCAGGTCCGCTGTTGGCAGGTTTGCATCTGCATCACCTTGTGCGTAGGGACCTTCCTCATAGGCTTGCGCCAGCGACATGGCGTTGAGACGTTCGGTTTCAGTCATATTCTCGGTGATCAAAATCCCCATATCATCTGTGAGGCCCAATTCCGCCGCCCTGTTGGCCAGTTCGTACTGCATGGCTGTTGAGCCATTGACGGTAGGGGCATTGCCAATATCGTTGGCAGAAACCAGCTGATAGTCAGCTGGTGGCCAGACACCGCCAAGCGTGGCAAGGGTTGTCGGTTTCATGTTAGGTCTTGGTTTCGCGCGATAAACAGCACTGACCAGATACGGTTTTGCTGCAATATCCTTATACGCCTTGTCGAGAATTTCGCGCATATGGCGGTTGCGGGTCGTACCAGATCGACCGCCAAGGACGATACCAATCAACCGGTTGTCACCGCGCGTGATGGTTGTCGCAAGATTATAACCGGACATGCGGGTATAGCCGGTCTTCAACCCATTGGCGCCGTCAAAGCTGCCAACCAGCTTGTTATGTGTGTTGTAGGTGTTGCCCTTCCAGCTTAAATTTTCCTTCTGGAAATAGTGCCAGTATTGCGGAAAGTCCTGCATCATTCGCCGCGCCAGCACAGCCATATCGCGAGCGGTTGTGTATTGCTTTGAGTTTGGCAGGCCGGAGGCATTCCGGAACTGTGTTGAGCGCATACCCATGGACCATGCCTTGTTGGTCATTTTGGTGGCGAAGGCTTTCTCGCTTCCGGCAATTTTCTCCGCCACGACAACAGCCACATCATTGGCGGATTTGATGACCAGCGCGTTGATGGCATCTTCAACCTTGATGGTCTGGCCGCGCTTGAGGCCAAGGTCCGATGCAGGCATCGATGCGGCGTAGTGACTGGCGGTAAGTTTTGACTCCAGTGTCAGGTTGCCTTTTTCCAGTTCTTCAAACAGGAGATAAAGCGTCATGATCTTGGTCAGGGAGGCCGGATAGCGCCGCTGCGTGGAATATTTGTCGAAGAGAATATCGCCAGTATCCGCATGGATCACCAGCGCGGCATATTTACTGTTGGCCAGGGCTGGTTGCGCAGCGCCGATCAGGGTGAGGGCTAGTGAGGCGAGTAAGGCAGGCAAAAAGTTGAAAAAGCGAGGGGCCAGCACGTTATAACTCCTGTTTCAACTCATTCCCGCTTCGTGCCAGAATGATACTTTGTAACACTGCTTCTAGGCAACTTGAAATTGCTTCAATTCGGTAAACAGCGGGTTAATAAATCATTTACCAAGCTGATGTCTCAAGAAGCGGGCCAGTTTTCACACCAATAAAGTTTTGTGCGCTGCACAAATTCCACCTTGACAACACGCCTGATTCTCCACATATGTTGCAGCGCAACAAAGTGTCGGTTCGATTGGGCCGATGAAAAATAATTCAGGAGATACCGCGATGAGTGCAACTAAGAAAAAACCTGCTGCCGCATCAGCCGAGCAGTTTGAAGATTTTGCCGAGCAGGCAACAACATCAATGAAAGACGGCTTTGAAAAAATGTCAAAGGGCATGACTGACGTAAGCGAATTTTCAAAAGAAAATTTCGACGCTGTCATGGAATCCGCCACACATTACGCCAAGGGTGTTGAAGAAATCGCTGCTGACAATGCAGCTTTCGCCAAAGAGGCCGTTGAAAAATCTGTTGAGCAGATGAAGGCTGTTTCTTCTCTGAAAACACCACAGGAATTCATGCAGGCCCAGACAGATTTCGTGCGCACAGCATTTGAAACCAATCTGGCGCAAATGCAAAAATTTGCTGATGCATGGACAGCCACTGCCAAGACGGCTTCTGAGCCGCTGAGCAAGCGCTACACAGAAGTTGTAGAAAAAGCCCAGGGTTACCGCTTCTAGGCTGTTGCGTTACGCAGCATTGACAGTTTGAGTATCAGGGCCTGGCCATATGCGCCGGGCCCTGTTTGTTTACAGGACCACAATTCTGGAGGGCGCCATGATCAATTTCGAAACGCTGAAGCGCACACACAAGCCCAATAATTATCTGGTTGCAGACCGGGAAAACTGCCCGAATGCCCGGGCGGACCGCGAACCACCAGTTCTTGCGCATCCGCCCGCCACGGTTCATGCCGCCTGGGAGGCTGTCACGGCGCGTCAGGCGCGTACCATAAGAACCGATGGCGACAGTGACACCATGACCTATGAGTATGTCCAGCGTTCCGCCCTGTTTCGCTTTCCGGACACCATCACGATCCGCTTTCTTGACGCAGGCCAGGGGCGCACGAAACTCCTGATCTATTCGGCTTCCAAAGTTGGCTATTCTGACATGGGCGTCAATCGCCGCCGTGTATCTGACTGGCTCAGCGCCCTTGAAGCAGAGCTGCTCGCCTGACCCGACTGACGGGTTGCGCGAATTATTTACCGCCATGTGTTAAGTCGATGCTTGCAGAGTGTCGCCAAAGCCCCAAATAATGCCTTCAACATGACAGCAATCAACACGTATATTCTCACGCCAGCACATTGTGGCCCAGACCGTGACCCCAACGAGGATCGGGAAACGGGCACAATCACGCGAGAAAAACCCAAGACAAAAAAACCCTCGCTCTACAAGGTTATCCTTCTGAACGATGACTACACGCCGCAGGAATTTGTTGTCTGGCTGCTTGAGTCAGTCTTCAATAAATCCGCAGAGGAGGCCGTGCGCATCATGCTTCACGTCCATCAGACCGGTGTTGGCATTTGCGGCATCTATACCTTTGAAGTCGCGGAGACTAAGGTCGCGCAGGTCATGGAACTTGCCCGCCGCAATGATCATCCTTTGCAGTGCATCATGGAAAAGGAATGAGGGAACCACCACATAACGGTCACCCACGAACCCGGAGCATATTTTGGCCAGTTTTTCAGAGAACCTAGAAAAGTCCATTCATCGCGCGATTTCCATCGCCAATGAGTACAAGCACGAGCTTGCCACGCTGGAGCATCTGCTTCTGTCGCTTATAGAAGACCCTGATGCTATCGGCGTGATGACGGCCTGTTCCGTCGATCTCGACGAGTTGAGGCAGAACCTGAAAGACTACCTGGATGAAGACCTCGAAAAGCTCGTCTCGGAAGACGAAGATGATGCCAAACCCACCACAGGCTTCCACCGAGTGGTGCAGCGGGCGCTGATCCATGTGGAAACTTCTGGCCGCTCCGAGGTGACGGGTGCCAACATTATCGTCGCCCTGTTTGCAGAGCGCGAGAGCCACGCGGCATACTTCCTCCAGGCACAGGAGATGACCCGTTATGACGCGGTAAACTATATCTCCCATGGTCTCACTAAGAACGGACAGCCGGGCGAAAACCGCACACCTGCCGGCGCCGACCAGGAAGAAGATGCACAGAACAAGGCTGGGCAGGATGCGCTTTCGTCCTATACCGTCAACTTGAACGAGAAGGCCCGCAAGGATGAGATTGACCCGCTGATTGGCCGGGAAAAAGAGGTTGAGCGCGCGATCCAGATTCTCTGTCGGCGGCGCAAGAACAACCCGATTCTGGTTGGTGATCCCGGTGTTGGCAAAACCGCGATAGCGGAAGGGCTCGCACGCAAGATTGTCGATGAAGAAGTGCCCGATGTGCTTGAGAATGCCACGATCTATTCTCTCGATATGGGCGCACTGCTCGCCGGAACGCGCTATCGCGGCGATTTTGAAGAGCGTCTGAAAGCCGTCCTCAAGCAGATCACCTCAATCGAAGGGGCTGTGCTGTTCATCGACGAGATCCATACCGTGATCGGGGCAGGGGCCACGTCCGGCGGTGCCATGGATGCCTCAAACCTGTTGAAGCCTGCCTTGCAGGACACGAAATTCCGCTGCATGGGCTCCACCACATACAAGGAGTTCAAACAGCATTTCGAGAAGGATAGAGCGCTCGCACGTCGCTTCCAGAAAATTGATATTGTCGAGCCATCTGTACCCGATACAATTGAAATCCTGCGCGGCATCCGGCCATATTTTGAAGATCATCATAATCTCAAATATACGGATGAAGCGATCAAGACGGCTGTGGAATTGTCCGCCCGCTACATGACGGACAGAAAACTGCCGGACAAGGCAATCGACGTGATCGACGAAGCCGGAGCCCGCCAGATGCTGTTCAAGAAAGAGGACCGGGCTGAGGTCATTGACGTGCCCCATATTGAAGAGACACTGGCCACGATGGCGCGCATTCCGCCAAAGTCTGTTTCCAAGTCAGATGAAGAAAAACTGAAATCCCTGCCGGATGACCTGAAACGTGTTGTTTACGGACAGGATAATGCAATTGAACAGCTTTCCGCCGCGATCAAACTGGCGCGGGCAGGCCTGCGTGAGCCGGACAAGCCCATTGGTTCCTATCTGTTTGCGGGACCCACGGGTGTTGGCAAGACGGAAGTTGCCAAACAGCTTTCCAACATGATGGGCGTGGAACTCCTGCGCTTCGACATGTCCGAATATATGGAGCGGCACACAGTCTCGCGCCTCATTGGCGCGCCGCCAGGATATGTCGGCTTCGACCAGGGCGGTGGCATGTTAACCGATGCAGTTGACCAGAATCCGCATGCGGTTGTGTTGCTGGACGAGATCGAAAAGGCGCACCCGGATATTTACAATATCCTGCTGCAGGTCATGGATAATGGCAGCCTGACAGATACCCATGGCAAGAAAATAGACTTCCGCAATATCATCCTGATCATGACCACCAATGCTGGTGCCTCTGACGCGGCGAAGATGGCGATTGGCTTCGGCGCGGGCAAGAAGGTTGATGAAAGTGATGCTGCGATCAAGCGCCTCTTCACGCCGGAATTCCGTAACCGCCTCGACGCTACGATCCAGTTTGCCGGTCTTTCTGCGCCGATTATCGAACGCATCGTTGCCAAATTCGTCCTTCAGCTTGAAGCGCAACTGGCCGACCGCAATGTTACGTTCGAATTGACCGAAGAGGCAACGAGCTGGCTTGCCGCAAAGGGCTTCGATGAGGAAATGGGCGCTAGGCCTCTGGCCCGCACCATTCAGGAATATATCAAGAAGCCGATTGCCGATGAGCTCCTGTTCGGTTCCCTGAAGCATGGTGGCATCGTCCGTGTGCTGCGTGATAAGGATGACAGCTCACAGCTGGCTTTCGAATATATTCCAGAGGACCCGAAAACAGCCGAACCTGACGAAGGCGAGGGGGATAAAGCCGACGAAGAAGAGCGCGTGCGTTAGGTTGATGCAGATTTGAGGAAATTCCGTTGCTGAATTTAGGGGCGCAATGCTCCTCGGATCATTTCGGACCATCACTCCAGAGAACACGCAGGTCTATAGCCTTTGGCGTTATGCTCTCGTCACTTACCGGGGAATGGCGAGCCTCACAGGCCCAGACTATAAACCAGTTTAATGTGGAGCTTCAGGTAATGGCGATTTTGAGATGGGCGTCGTGAGTTTCAATGCAGAATAATTTGCGTTACGTGCAGCTGATTTGATTAAGTCAGTTATTGTGGCTGAATTATCTGTCACGAATAGACCATGAAAATGGTCTGGCAAAAATACCTTCTGTCTAACGCGCCCCGATACACGAGTTTTCCGTCGGCGCTGTTCTTTGATGATCGTGTGAACGGGGATGTCCTGTCCGGGGCCTTGGCCCAGATCGCGCCGTATGAGCCGGTTTCTCTCTATCTGCATGTGCCCTTTTGCCAACAGCTTTGCTGGTATTGCGGCTGCAATATGTCGGTTGAGAATAACTATGATCGTGCGGCGCACTATACACAGACATTAATTCGGGAAATCGAGTTGGCTGCGCGGCATCTGGAAGGACGCGGCGAGGTTGTCAGCATACACTTTGGGGGCGGCACACCCAACTTTCTGTCGCGCGAAGACCTGGGGAAAATCTTTGACGCAGTCGAGCTTAATCTTGGCCTGACGGACAAGACCCATATCGCGATGGAAGTAGATCCGCGCTATTGTCCGCCCGGCTTGATCCGCTCCCTTGCCGCGTTTGGTGTGAACAGGTTCAGTATTGGCGTACAGGATTTCGATATTCGGGTTCAGGCTGCAATCAACCGCATCCAGCCTTACGAACTGATTGAGGAATGTGTCGCTGAGATGCGGGCCAGTGGCATCGATGATATCAGTTTTGATCTTCTGTATGGGTTGCCGCACCAATCAACAAAAGTTTTTGCATCGACACTGGAAAAAGCAGAGAGCCTGTCGCCGGACAGAATTTCCCTTTTTGGCTATGCTCATCTGCCCGCCCGGCTCAAACATCAACGTCTGATCCGCGATGAGGACCTGCCTGACAGAGATGCGCGTTATGCGCTTTCGCAACAGGCGGATTCATATCTGGTTGAACATGGCTACTGCCGTGTCGGTTTTGATCACTTTGCCAAGCCTGATAACCCGCTAGCCTATGCGGCCATGACCGGAAACCTCCGCCGCAATTTCCAAGGCTTTACCGATGATATTGCCGAGAATGTAATTGGCCTTGGCGTTTCTGCCATAAGTCTGGTGAAGGGGGTTTATGCGCAAAACGCGAAGCGCACAGATCAATACACCCGATTGATTGAAGCGGGAGAACTGGCCGTAGAAAAAGGTTGGGTTCGAAGTGCCGAAGATGAAACCTGCGGGCGCATTATTTCTGATCTGCTCTGTTTCAGGAGCACAAATCTGAATGACTATTACCCGGTGGCTGAGGCAACGAGCCCGTCAAAATTGGCCGGGATTCGTGCCAGGCTATCCCCCTATATTGAGGATGGTATAGCTGTCTGGGAAGACGGTAAAATAATCATTCCCGAACAGGCGCGGGCGTTTTCGCGTGTCGTGGCTGCTGCGTTTGATCCATACATCGAAACAACACAGAAATCTCTCACGCAGGCTGTCTAGTCTGGTTGCCAAATCAACACCATCTGGCTTAAAATGCCTTTTATATGCAGGGGTTAGCTGGAATGTTGCGAAAAGAATGAACCAGACAAAGGACTGCCCTTATAAAGGCCCGGACGAAGGTTTCTGTTCACTATGTCAGGTGAGGGATAAGTCAATTTGCGCGGAATTAAACGCGCAGGAAATCAGTGAAATTTCCAGAACCATGGCCCATGGCGCAGTGTCCGAGGGGAAGGCCTTGATTTCAGAAGGGGAGCCGAACGGCAACCTCTTTGTAGTCGTCGACGGCAGTTTTCGTCTAGTGCGTCATCTGGAAGACGGGCGACGTCAGATCGTGGGTTTTCTTTTCCAGGGCGATTATCTGGGGCTTCAACCAACGGAATCCAGCTTCCACACCGCTGAGGCGCTGGAGCCGAGCATGGTCTGCCGTTTCCCCCATGAATACCTTGATGACACCAGTCAGAAATATCCGGGCATAAAGAACCGCCTTTTGGCGCGCGGCCAGTCTGAAATGCAGAAGGCTGAAAACCATATCGTGCTTCTTGGTAAAAAGACGGCAGAAGAGCGTGTGCTGAGTTTTCTGGAGATGGTGCGTGCCCATGGCAGCAGCACGGAAGATATGGTCTTCCTCTCGATGTCCCGGCAGGATATGGCCGATTATCTGGGGTTGCGCCTGGAAACACTCAGCCGCACACTTGCCAGCCTGAAAAAATCCGGTGCGCTTAAAGAAGTTTCAGGTCGCCGTGTGGTTTTCGCTGACACTATTTCTGCCTAGCTGATTTCGGGATGCACTTCTGACGCTCGGAGGCGCAAACCGCATGGCAGGCTGTGGGGGCCGGATCAGGTTTTTTGTCGTCGTCTCCGAGCAACTCATTCTCTGAAATATAATAGAAGCCTGTACTGGTGCAGATTTTTATCATGGCACCGTTATCCCCCGGCGC from Parvularcula sp. IMCC14364 encodes the following:
- the hemN gene encoding oxygen-independent coproporphyrinogen III oxidase, which produces MVWQKYLLSNAPRYTSFPSALFFDDRVNGDVLSGALAQIAPYEPVSLYLHVPFCQQLCWYCGCNMSVENNYDRAAHYTQTLIREIELAARHLEGRGEVVSIHFGGGTPNFLSREDLGKIFDAVELNLGLTDKTHIAMEVDPRYCPPGLIRSLAAFGVNRFSIGVQDFDIRVQAAINRIQPYELIEECVAEMRASGIDDISFDLLYGLPHQSTKVFASTLEKAESLSPDRISLFGYAHLPARLKHQRLIRDEDLPDRDARYALSQQADSYLVEHGYCRVGFDHFAKPDNPLAYAAMTGNLRRNFQGFTDDIAENVIGLGVSAISLVKGVYAQNAKRTDQYTRLIEAGELAVEKGWVRSAEDETCGRIISDLLCFRSTNLNDYYPVAEATSPSKLAGIRARLSPYIEDGIAVWEDGKIIIPEQARAFSRVVAAAFDPYIETTQKSLTQAV
- a CDS encoding Crp/Fnr family transcriptional regulator, whose translation is MNQTKDCPYKGPDEGFCSLCQVRDKSICAELNAQEISEISRTMAHGAVSEGKALISEGEPNGNLFVVVDGSFRLVRHLEDGRRQIVGFLFQGDYLGLQPTESSFHTAEALEPSMVCRFPHEYLDDTSQKYPGIKNRLLARGQSEMQKAENHIVLLGKKTAEERVLSFLEMVRAHGSSTEDMVFLSMSRQDMADYLGLRLETLSRTLASLKKSGALKEVSGRRVVFADTISA